A window of Sebaldella sp. S0638 genomic DNA:
TCTGATTATTGCGACAAAGGACTGGCATCCGGCAGAGCACAAGAGTTTTGCGGTGAATTCTAATACGAATGCAGGTGAAACGGGTATGTTAAACGGACTTCCACAGGTATGGTGGCCTGTGCATTGCGTGGAAAATACCCCGGGAGCTGAATTTCATGACAGATTGAACAGGAAAAACATAAGCAAAATTGTCTATAAGGGAAAAGATAAAGAAGTAGACAGTTACAGCGGCTTTTTTGATAACGGCAGAAAAAATAAAACAGATTTAAGTGCCTATCTTGTGGAGAACGGAATACAGGAATTGTATGTAATGGGGCTTGCCACAGATTACTGTGTGAAATATACAATTATGGATGCTTTGAAACTGGGGTATAAAGTCTGGCTTATAGAGGACGGCTGTAAGGGAGTAAACATTAATCCTGATGATAGTCTGAAAGCTGTTGAAGAAATGAAAAAGAACGGTGTATTGCTGATAAAGTCAATTAATCTAACATAAAATAATTGGAATTGATAAACAAATGTTTATGCAGGCTTTATCTGATTAACAG
This region includes:
- the pncA gene encoding bifunctional nicotinamidase/pyrazinamidase, which encodes MKKALLLIDLQKDFCRGGALEVRNSDEVIETANRAMRIFAKNRNLIIATKDWHPAEHKSFAVNSNTNAGETGMLNGLPQVWWPVHCVENTPGAEFHDRLNRKNISKIVYKGKDKEVDSYSGFFDNGRKNKTDLSAYLVENGIQELYVMGLATDYCVKYTIMDALKLGYKVWLIEDGCKGVNINPDDSLKAVEEMKKNGVLLIKSINLT